The proteins below come from a single Branchiostoma floridae strain S238N-H82 chromosome 5, Bfl_VNyyK, whole genome shotgun sequence genomic window:
- the LOC118416747 gene encoding NXPE family member 3-like yields the protein MGRGWKFAVILVLSAGWITLLTPMMTTWNFQDKIPTPMPKRVFVANGTTLGPATPGKVTPPSLDQVTCPSKTKIVVLNRDRLFRQGDVLEVRVTARDAEGRPKAHGGDFFRARLIGNTMLQESSAGDVTDHDNGSYTVQFPLYWVGGVSIRIQLVHPSEAVEVLQRVREVPNKRTFHCTFVGVKTGVTEERQCFSAPYPNLPLHQQCDLSKADANGTWFCERPEKLPCNSISKCRFIFNNAKLMGLVSQEEKKFFKKPYLEEELEANLSVPIHVHPPAVRMPSPADLKACPGNESSSLTQGTQGHWSRGVWKSSICNVRVFKTTDVQRCLANKVVYLHGDSTVRQWYERLQAILPLQNIKQNTVVLKSASNTEWNVAAHFRFHHVPIEKQLPYPFFNLSYAADQLDAIQGGPNTVVVLSLWAHFTAEPLDMTRSRLHAIRHAIHRLQRRAPGTHVFIRTGTTREHTGNALIHYLLGSDWLAYQITEEIREIFREDPDVVVLDFWDMTVCQWGRDNVHPDQTVVDNELNMLLSHVCPK from the exons ATGGGCCGCGGTTGGAAGTTCGCCGTTATCTTGGTGCTTTCTGCCGGCTGGATTACTTTACTTACGCCGATGATGACG ACTTGGAACTTCCAGGACAAAATTCCGACACCAATGCCGAAGCGTGTCTTTGTGGCAAACGGCACGACTCTTGGACCTGCCACCCCTGGGAAAGTCACGCCTCCTTCTCTTGACCAAGTCACGTGCCCAAGCAAAACGAAGATCGTCGTCTTAAACAGGGATCGACTCTTTCGCCAAGGAGACGTCCTGGAGGTGAGGGTAACGGCACGAGACGCAGAAGGAAGACCGAAGGCCCACGGCGGAGACTTTTTCCGCGCTAGGCTGATCGGCAACACTATGCTGCAGGAAAGTAGCGCTGGTGACGTGACCGACCACGATAACGGCTCCTACACCGTGCAGTTCCCGCTCTACTGGGTAGGGGGCGTCTCG ATACGGATCCAACTCGTCCATCCGAGCGAAGCAGTGGAGGTCCTGCAACGAGTGCGAGAAGTTCCTAACAAGAGAACCTTCCACTGCACCTTTGTCGGGGTGAAAACCGGCGTCACCGAAGAGCGTCAGTGCTTCAGCGCTCCCTACCCCAACCTGCCGCTCCACCAACAGTGCGATTTGTCAAAAGCGGACGCGAACGGTACCTGGTTTTGCGAGAGGCCGGAGAAACTCCCGTGTAACAGCATCTCAAAGTGCAGATTTATATTCAATAATGCTAAGTTGATGGGCCTTGTGTCACAAGAGGAAAAgaaattctttaaaaa GCCGTACCTGGAAGAAGAACTGGAAGCAAACCTCTCGGTGCCCATCCACGTCCATCCGCCTGCAGTGCGCATGCCCAGTCCTGCAGATCTAAAAGCGTGTCCTGGGAACGAGTCTTCCTCTCTGACCCAGGGTACCCAGGGACATTGGTCACGTGGGGTTTGGAAGTCATCCATCTGCAACGTGagagtttttaaaacaacagacgTCCAACGGTGCCTGGCTAATAAAGTCGTTTACCTACATG GCGATTCCACCGTTCGCCAGTGGTATGAGAGGCTACAGGCGATACTGCCGCTACagaatataaaacaaaacacag TTGTTCTTAAAAGTGCAAGCAACACCGAATGGAACGTCGCTGCCCACTTCCGGTTTCACCACGTCCCTATAGAAAAACAACTCCCGTATCCCTTCTTCAACCTGAGTTACGCTGCTGATCAACTGGACGCCATCCAGGGAGGGCCGAACACGGTTGTAGTCCTCAGCCTGTGGGCTCACTTCACTGCAGAACCGCTGGACATGACCCGTTCACGACTGCACGCCATACGGCACGCCATCCACCGCCTCCAGCGCAGGGCGCCCGGCACACACGTCTTCATCAGGACCGGAACCACGAGGGAGCATACAGGGAATGCCTTGATCCACTATTTGCTCGGAAGCGACTGGCTTGCGTACCAGATCACGGAGGAGATACGGGAGATTTTCCGAGAGGACCCAGACGTGGTTGTGTTGGACTTCTGGGATATGACCGTGTGCCAGTGGGGCAGAGACAACGTCCACCCAGATCAAACTGTGGTGGACAATGAGCTTAACATGCTGTTGTCCCACGTCTGCCCCAAGTAG